Proteins found in one Nostoc sp. NIES-3756 genomic segment:
- a CDS encoding AAA family ATPase, producing MARGEILRKLFRSFSRNEREEFLAAAKELIEEERNKNHLLLARDLEKLLQNGNGFTKPLAANPTPWSQFPEPPKDKDTGLALLEVKQFDLTWDHIVLSEKIFDILQEIVLENRKQDILAAYNLKPKNKLLFCGPPGCGKTQTAKVLSSALGLPLVYVNLAAVFSSYLGETATNLQKIFTYIEKGEWLVLFDEFDAIARDRDNLNEHGEVKRLVNSLLQLIDNATNQSIFVAATNHEKLLDSAVWRRFDEVIFFDNPSLELRTALLNRYLSAIRYTAINLSTFAARLENATGADIERICSDAIKAVILRGERTLTADDLEVAIGRFLERQSIIANSRELFKSNQNGEPV from the coding sequence ATGGCACGTGGCGAAATTCTCCGAAAACTCTTCAGAAGCTTCTCTCGCAATGAGAGAGAAGAATTTTTAGCTGCCGCCAAGGAACTCATTGAAGAAGAAAGAAATAAAAATCATCTATTGCTTGCTAGGGATCTGGAAAAACTCCTTCAAAATGGGAATGGATTCACAAAACCCCTAGCTGCTAACCCTACACCCTGGAGCCAGTTTCCTGAACCGCCTAAAGACAAGGATACTGGGTTGGCTTTGCTGGAGGTAAAACAATTCGATCTGACCTGGGATCACATTGTCCTCAGTGAAAAAATTTTTGATATCCTGCAAGAAATTGTCCTCGAAAACCGTAAGCAAGACATACTCGCAGCCTATAATCTCAAGCCCAAAAACAAATTACTGTTCTGCGGCCCACCTGGTTGTGGTAAAACTCAAACCGCGAAAGTCCTATCTAGCGCACTGGGTCTACCATTGGTCTACGTTAACCTAGCGGCAGTATTTTCTTCTTACTTAGGTGAAACGGCAACAAATCTTCAGAAAATTTTTACTTACATTGAAAAGGGTGAATGGCTTGTTTTGTTCGATGAGTTTGATGCGATCGCCCGCGACCGGGATAACTTAAATGAACATGGTGAAGTGAAACGCTTAGTGAATAGCCTGCTACAACTAATCGATAACGCAACTAATCAAAGTATATTTGTCGCAGCCACTAATCATGAAAAACTGCTAGACAGTGCAGTTTGGCGACGATTTGATGAAGTTATTTTTTTTGATAACCCATCGCTTGAACTGCGGACGGCTCTTTTAAATCGCTACTTATCTGCTATCCGTTATACTGCTATTAATCTGTCTACCTTTGCTGCTCGACTTGAGAATGCAACTGGAGCAGATATAGAGCGTATATGCTCTGATGCCATTAAAGCTGTAATTCTACGCGGTGAACGTACCTTGACTGCTGATGATTTAGAGGTAGCGATAGGACGTTTTTTAGAAAGACAAAGTATAATAGCAAACTCAAGAGAATTATTTAAGTCGAACCAAAATGGGGAGCCAGTTTGA